From Oncorhynchus nerka isolate Pitt River linkage group LG1, Oner_Uvic_2.0, whole genome shotgun sequence, the proteins below share one genomic window:
- the nostrin gene encoding nostrin isoform X1, protein MADPVSTCAYNLLYQDLKKFSKNGEHFCKELMTVFQQRAELENSYAKGLQKLAGKLMKASKGMNDNSTYRAWCHVSDDMYSTADTHRALGSAFQAEAILEIRQVIEEHNKRKRPLDNVVERNAKLVVTNWSEQIKMKKKLVGLTREHEALFNFVEKNTHICTEKEKQKMLTRLTKSAEAQTRTDEEYFTINMDGHEIRLKWENTLKNCYQIIQEVEKQRIEVLCNILSKYNLHMASFRHTLVHRQKQIEQAIQKVDVEKDIQNLVEETSVTAEDNKAKFLMTDYFEEDSKSLMEKDRRRDAIKSKLQRLGDSIAKTKKDCEGLERLVKTYSENPSFSNKKNLEETEQLIDETTLKLNLLEATHCKLSSTLAELEGKPKTLHRFSASITTWKEKDCEHSIVQLSRPVKIKKTPFRSRLRSSIIYKGPPQSVTSAEASSVEVNQVYTAVIQDTAAPGECGSVNGAMSLTDDKEGEGAEWCSIGKCRAVYDFTSDRDDELNMKEGDLLDIYQKEDSGWWYGILNGQIGHFPSTYIEELPMLSVVETSDV, encoded by the exons ATGGCGGACCCTGTGAGCACCTGTGCT TACAACCTGTTGTACCAAGATCTGAAGAAGTTCTCAAAAAATGGGGAGCATTTCTGTAAGGAGCTCATGACAGTATTTCAGCAAAG GGCTGAGCTGGAGAACAGTTATGCCAAGGGACTTCAGAAGCTTGCTGGAAAACTCATGAAGGCATCCAAAGGAATGAATGACAA TTCCACATACCGAGCATGGTGCCATGTATCTGATGACATGTATTctacagcagacacacacag AGCACTAGGAAGTGCTTTTCAGGCAGAGGCAATTTTAGAAATTCGACAAGTCATTGAGGAGCACAACAAGAGGAAGAGACCT CTTGATAATGTTGTTGAAAGAAATGCTAAACTTGTTGTGACGAACTGGAGTGAACAAATCAAG ATGAAGAAGAAATTGGTTGGATTGACAAGAGAGCATGAGGCCCTGTTCAACTTTGTTGAAAAGAATACACACATTTGCACAGAAAAAGAAAAACAGAAG ATGCTGACCAGACTGACAAAGTCTGCTGAGGCCCAGACCAGAACAGATGAGGAGTACTTCACCATCAACATGGATGGCCATGAAATCAGACTGAAGTGGGAAAACACACTGAAAAACTGCTACCAG ATAATCCAGGAGGTTGAGAAACAGCGGATAGAAGTTCTGTGCAACATATTGAGTAAATACAACCTCCACATGGCAAGCTTCAGACACACCCTTGTACAT agacagaaacaaatAGAACAAGCCATCCAGAAAGTTGATGTGGAAAAGGATATCCAAAATCTGGTGGAGGAGACCAGTGTAACAGCAGAGGATAACAAGGCTAAGTTTCTGATGACTGATTATTTT GAGGAGGACAGTAAGTCATTGATGGAaaaagacaggagaagagatgcCATCAAGTCCAAACTCCAGCGGCTGGGGGACAGTATCGCAAAAACAAAGAAAGACTGTGAAG GTCTTGAGAGACTGGTGAAGACTTACTCTGAAAACCCATCGTTCTCAAACAAAAAGAACCTGGAAGAAACGGAACAGTTGATTGATGAG ACCACTCTGAAACTGAACCTTCTTGAAGCAACTCATTGCAAACTCTCCAGCACATTGGCTGAATTGGAGGGAAAACCTAAGACTTTGCATCGATTCAGTGCCAGTATAACAACATGGAAAGAAAAA GATTGCGAGCACAGTATTGTTCAGCTGTCCCGTCCAGTCAAAATCAAAAAGACACCGTTCAGATCACGTTTGAGGAGCTCCATCATTTACAAAGGACCCCCTCAGAGTGTGACATCAGCAGAGGCCTCATCAGTAGAAGTAAACCAAGTCTACACTGCTGTCATCCAAGATACTGCAGCCCCAGGGGAATGTGGCTCTGTCAATGGAGCCATGTCATTGACTGATGACAAGGAAGGAGAAG GTGCAGAGTGGTGTAGCATTGGGAAATGCAGAGCTGTTTACGATTTCACATCAGACAGAGATGATGAGTTGAATATGAAAGAAG GAGACCTTCTTGACATCTATCAAAAAGAAGACAGCGGTTGGTGGTATGGGATATTGAATGGACAGATAGGCCATTTTCCATCAACCTACATTGAGGAGCTGCCCATGTTAAGTGTTGTAGAAACATCAGATGTATGA
- the nostrin gene encoding nostrin isoform X2 yields the protein MADPVSTCAYNLLYQDLKKFSKNGEHFCKELMTVFQQRAELENSYAKGLQKLAGKLMKASKGMNDNSTYRAWCHVSDDMYSTADTHRALGSAFQAEAILEIRQVIEEHNKRKRPMKKKLVGLTREHEALFNFVEKNTHICTEKEKQKMLTRLTKSAEAQTRTDEEYFTINMDGHEIRLKWENTLKNCYQIIQEVEKQRIEVLCNILSKYNLHMASFRHTLVHRQKQIEQAIQKVDVEKDIQNLVEETSVTAEDNKAKFLMTDYFEEDSKSLMEKDRRRDAIKSKLQRLGDSIAKTKKDCEGLERLVKTYSENPSFSNKKNLEETEQLIDETTLKLNLLEATHCKLSSTLAELEGKPKTLHRFSASITTWKEKDCEHSIVQLSRPVKIKKTPFRSRLRSSIIYKGPPQSVTSAEASSVEVNQVYTAVIQDTAAPGECGSVNGAMSLTDDKEGEGAEWCSIGKCRAVYDFTSDRDDELNMKEGDLLDIYQKEDSGWWYGILNGQIGHFPSTYIEELPMLSVVETSDV from the exons ATGGCGGACCCTGTGAGCACCTGTGCT TACAACCTGTTGTACCAAGATCTGAAGAAGTTCTCAAAAAATGGGGAGCATTTCTGTAAGGAGCTCATGACAGTATTTCAGCAAAG GGCTGAGCTGGAGAACAGTTATGCCAAGGGACTTCAGAAGCTTGCTGGAAAACTCATGAAGGCATCCAAAGGAATGAATGACAA TTCCACATACCGAGCATGGTGCCATGTATCTGATGACATGTATTctacagcagacacacacag AGCACTAGGAAGTGCTTTTCAGGCAGAGGCAATTTTAGAAATTCGACAAGTCATTGAGGAGCACAACAAGAGGAAGAGACCT ATGAAGAAGAAATTGGTTGGATTGACAAGAGAGCATGAGGCCCTGTTCAACTTTGTTGAAAAGAATACACACATTTGCACAGAAAAAGAAAAACAGAAG ATGCTGACCAGACTGACAAAGTCTGCTGAGGCCCAGACCAGAACAGATGAGGAGTACTTCACCATCAACATGGATGGCCATGAAATCAGACTGAAGTGGGAAAACACACTGAAAAACTGCTACCAG ATAATCCAGGAGGTTGAGAAACAGCGGATAGAAGTTCTGTGCAACATATTGAGTAAATACAACCTCCACATGGCAAGCTTCAGACACACCCTTGTACAT agacagaaacaaatAGAACAAGCCATCCAGAAAGTTGATGTGGAAAAGGATATCCAAAATCTGGTGGAGGAGACCAGTGTAACAGCAGAGGATAACAAGGCTAAGTTTCTGATGACTGATTATTTT GAGGAGGACAGTAAGTCATTGATGGAaaaagacaggagaagagatgcCATCAAGTCCAAACTCCAGCGGCTGGGGGACAGTATCGCAAAAACAAAGAAAGACTGTGAAG GTCTTGAGAGACTGGTGAAGACTTACTCTGAAAACCCATCGTTCTCAAACAAAAAGAACCTGGAAGAAACGGAACAGTTGATTGATGAG ACCACTCTGAAACTGAACCTTCTTGAAGCAACTCATTGCAAACTCTCCAGCACATTGGCTGAATTGGAGGGAAAACCTAAGACTTTGCATCGATTCAGTGCCAGTATAACAACATGGAAAGAAAAA GATTGCGAGCACAGTATTGTTCAGCTGTCCCGTCCAGTCAAAATCAAAAAGACACCGTTCAGATCACGTTTGAGGAGCTCCATCATTTACAAAGGACCCCCTCAGAGTGTGACATCAGCAGAGGCCTCATCAGTAGAAGTAAACCAAGTCTACACTGCTGTCATCCAAGATACTGCAGCCCCAGGGGAATGTGGCTCTGTCAATGGAGCCATGTCATTGACTGATGACAAGGAAGGAGAAG GTGCAGAGTGGTGTAGCATTGGGAAATGCAGAGCTGTTTACGATTTCACATCAGACAGAGATGATGAGTTGAATATGAAAGAAG GAGACCTTCTTGACATCTATCAAAAAGAAGACAGCGGTTGGTGGTATGGGATATTGAATGGACAGATAGGCCATTTTCCATCAACCTACATTGAGGAGCTGCCCATGTTAAGTGTTGTAGAAACATCAGATGTATGA